From Solwaraspora sp. WMMD1047, the proteins below share one genomic window:
- a CDS encoding phosphoglycerate kinase, producing the protein MSIRTLDDLLAEGVSGRRVLVRADLNVPLDKQSGAITDDGRVRAVLPTLTALRDAGAATVVVSHLGRPKGEPDPKYSLAPVATRLGELLESPVLFAEDTVGESARAAVEALGAGQVALLENLRFNPGETSKDAAEREAFADQLAGFAEAYVDDAFGAVHRKHASVYDVPARLPHVAGRLVLREVEVLSKLAEKPDRPYVVVLGGSKVSDKLAVIEALLPTVDRLLIGGGMCFTFLKAQGHEVGRSLLEEEMVDTCRDLLARAEGRILLPVDVVAATAFAAEAEHDTVDAAAIPADRLGLDIGPRTVAEFASALGGARTVFWNGPMGVFELAPFAAGTRGVAEAITRVDGFTVVGGGDSAAAVRALGLDESSFGHISTGGGASLEYLEGKTLPGIAALET; encoded by the coding sequence GTGAGCATCCGTACCCTCGACGATCTGCTCGCCGAGGGGGTCTCGGGTCGGCGCGTGCTGGTGCGCGCCGACCTGAACGTCCCCCTCGACAAGCAGTCCGGCGCGATCACCGACGACGGCCGGGTACGGGCGGTGCTGCCCACGCTCACCGCCCTGCGCGACGCCGGTGCGGCCACCGTGGTGGTCTCGCACCTGGGCCGCCCCAAGGGCGAGCCGGACCCGAAGTACAGCCTGGCCCCGGTCGCCACCCGCCTGGGCGAGCTGCTCGAATCCCCGGTGCTGTTCGCCGAGGACACCGTCGGTGAGTCGGCCCGCGCGGCCGTCGAGGCGCTCGGTGCCGGCCAGGTCGCGCTGCTGGAGAACCTGCGGTTCAACCCGGGGGAGACCAGCAAGGACGCCGCCGAGCGGGAGGCCTTCGCCGACCAGCTCGCCGGGTTCGCCGAGGCGTACGTCGACGACGCGTTCGGTGCCGTGCACCGCAAGCACGCCAGCGTGTACGACGTGCCGGCCCGGCTGCCGCACGTGGCCGGCCGGCTGGTGCTGCGCGAGGTCGAGGTGCTCTCCAAGCTGGCCGAGAAGCCCGACCGGCCGTACGTGGTGGTGTTGGGCGGCTCGAAGGTCTCCGACAAGCTGGCCGTGATCGAGGCGCTGCTGCCCACCGTGGACCGGCTGCTGATCGGCGGCGGGATGTGCTTCACCTTCCTCAAGGCCCAGGGCCACGAGGTGGGCAGGTCGCTGCTCGAAGAGGAGATGGTCGACACCTGCCGGGACCTGCTGGCCCGCGCCGAGGGCCGGATCCTGCTGCCGGTGGACGTGGTGGCCGCCACCGCGTTCGCGGCCGAGGCCGAGCACGACACGGTGGACGCCGCCGCCATCCCGGCCGACCGGCTCGGGCTGGACATCGGCCCGCGCACGGTGGCCGAGTTCGCCTCGGCGCTCGGTGGGGCCCGCACGGTGTTCTGGAACGGACCGATGGGCGTGTTCGAGCTGGCACCGTTCGCCGCCGGTACCCGGGGCGTGGCCGAGGCGATCACCCGGGTGGACGGCTTCACCGTGGTCGGCGGCGGCGACTCGGCCGCCGCGGTCCGCGCGCTGGGCCTGGACGAGTCCTCGTTCGGGCACATCTCGACCGGCGGGGGTGCCTCGCTGGAGTACCTGGAGGGCAAGACCCTCCCCGGCATCGCCGCTCTGGAGACGTGA
- the gap gene encoding type I glyceraldehyde-3-phosphate dehydrogenase — protein sequence MTIRVGINGFGRIGRNFFRAMLASGADIELVGVNDLTDNATLAHLLKYDSILGRLPQEVKATADEITVGGQTFKAFAEKDPGKLPWGDLGADVVIESTGFFTDATKAKAHVDAGAKKVIISAPAKNEDVTIVMGVNHQAYDPAAHTIISNASCTTNCLAPMAKVLNDSIGIEKGLMTTIHAYTQDQNLQDGPHKDLRRARAAALNIVPTSTGAAKAIGLVLPELKGKLDGFALRVPIPTGSATDLTFTAGRETTVEEVNGAIRAAAEGPLKGVLVYTEDEIVSADIVTDPASCIFDAGLTKVIGNQVKVVGWYDNEWGYSNRLVDLVKLVGSQQ from the coding sequence GTGACCATCCGGGTTGGCATCAACGGGTTCGGCCGGATCGGCCGCAACTTCTTCCGGGCAATGCTCGCGTCGGGCGCCGACATCGAGCTGGTCGGCGTCAACGACCTGACCGACAACGCGACCCTGGCGCACCTGCTCAAGTACGACAGCATCCTGGGCCGGCTGCCGCAGGAGGTCAAGGCCACCGCCGACGAGATCACCGTGGGTGGACAGACGTTCAAGGCGTTCGCGGAGAAGGACCCGGGCAAGCTGCCCTGGGGTGACCTGGGCGCGGACGTGGTGATCGAGTCGACCGGCTTCTTCACCGACGCGACCAAGGCGAAGGCGCACGTCGACGCCGGTGCGAAGAAGGTCATCATCTCGGCCCCGGCCAAGAACGAGGACGTCACGATCGTGATGGGCGTCAACCACCAGGCGTACGACCCGGCGGCGCACACCATCATCTCGAACGCGTCGTGCACCACGAACTGCCTGGCCCCGATGGCGAAGGTGCTCAACGACAGCATCGGCATCGAAAAGGGTCTGATGACCACCATCCACGCCTACACCCAGGACCAGAACCTGCAGGACGGTCCGCACAAGGACCTGCGCCGGGCCCGCGCCGCCGCGCTGAACATCGTGCCCACCTCGACCGGTGCGGCCAAGGCGATCGGCCTGGTGCTGCCGGAGCTCAAGGGCAAGCTGGACGGCTTCGCGCTGCGGGTGCCGATCCCCACCGGCTCGGCCACCGACCTCACCTTCACCGCCGGCCGGGAGACCACCGTCGAGGAGGTCAACGGCGCGATCCGGGCCGCCGCCGAGGGGCCGCTCAAGGGCGTCCTGGTCTACACCGAGGACGAGATCGTCTCGGCCGACATCGTCACCGACCCGGCCTCCTGCATCTTCGACGCCGGTCTGACCAAGGTGATCGGCAACCAGGTCAAGGTCGTCGGCTGGTACGACAACGAGTGGGGCTACTCCAACCGCCTGGTCGACCTGGTGAAGCTGGTGGGTTCGCAGCAGTGA
- the whiA gene encoding DNA-binding protein WhiA: MAMTAAVKDELSRVDVPKPCCRRAEMAALLRFAGGLHIVSGRVVVEAELDTGAVARRLRREVAEVYGYPSEIHVLASGGLRKGSHYIVRVVKDGEALARQTGLLDVRGRPVRGLPPHVVAANVCCAVSAWRGAFMAHGSLTEPGRSCALEITCPGPETALALVGAARRIGITAKYREVRGVDRVVVKDGDAIAALLTRVGAHASVLAWEERRVRREVRATANRLANFDDANLRRSARAAVAAAARVTRALEILADEAPNHLTSAGQLRLEHRQASLEELGALADPPLTKDAIAGRIRRLLALADKRARDLGIPDTEAAVTPDMLSV; the protein is encoded by the coding sequence ATGGCGATGACGGCGGCGGTAAAGGACGAGCTGAGCCGGGTCGACGTGCCCAAGCCCTGCTGCCGCAGGGCGGAGATGGCCGCCCTGCTGCGGTTCGCGGGCGGCCTGCACATCGTCTCGGGACGGGTGGTGGTGGAGGCGGAGCTGGACACCGGGGCGGTGGCCCGGCGGCTGCGCCGCGAGGTGGCCGAGGTGTACGGCTATCCGAGCGAGATACACGTTCTCGCCTCCGGTGGGCTGCGCAAGGGCAGCCACTACATCGTCCGGGTGGTCAAGGACGGTGAGGCGCTGGCCCGGCAGACCGGGCTGCTCGACGTACGCGGGCGCCCGGTGCGCGGCCTGCCGCCGCACGTGGTCGCGGCGAACGTCTGCTGTGCCGTCTCCGCGTGGCGGGGCGCCTTCATGGCGCACGGCTCGCTCACCGAGCCCGGTCGGTCCTGTGCGTTGGAGATCACCTGCCCGGGGCCGGAGACCGCGCTGGCGCTGGTCGGCGCGGCCCGGCGGATCGGCATCACGGCGAAGTACCGCGAGGTGCGCGGGGTGGACCGGGTGGTGGTCAAGGACGGTGACGCCATCGCCGCGCTGCTCACCCGGGTCGGCGCGCACGCCAGCGTGCTGGCCTGGGAGGAGCGACGGGTACGCCGGGAGGTGCGGGCCACCGCGAACCGGCTGGCCAACTTCGACGACGCGAACCTGCGCCGCTCGGCGCGGGCGGCGGTGGCGGCGGCGGCCCGGGTCACCCGGGCGCTGGAGATCCTGGCCGACGAGGCGCCCAACCACCTCACCTCGGCCGGCCAGCTGCGGCTGGAGCACCGGCAGGCGTCCCTGGAGGAGCTGGGCGCGTTGGCGGATCCGCCGCTGACCAAGGACGCCATCGCCGGTCGGATCCGCCGGCTGCTCGCGCTGGCCGACAAGCGGGCCCGTGACCTGGGGATTCCCGACACCGAAGCGGCGGTCACCCCGGACATGCTCTCGGTCTGA
- the yvcK gene encoding uridine diphosphate-N-acetylglucosamine-binding protein YvcK: MTAARPVRVVAFGGGHGLAASLRALRRCPPDLDLEITAVVTVGDDGGSSGRLRADRGALPPGDLRQALAALAGDEPVARRSADLFQYRFAAGGPVPDPLVGHAVGNLVLCGLMELLGDPVAALEHAGGMVGAVGRVLPMSRQPVGIEARVRGVRADRPDEVVTVRGQHAVAVTPGRVELVRLTPPGPPACAEAVAAVRAADWLIFGPGSWYTSVIPHLLVPELAGAIVASPARRLVTLNLAAEKETLGLSVADHLAALAWYLPELKVDAVLADEKAVGDPEPVRRAAESLGARLVLAPVAVLDGSPRHDPAALGAALVPVLGADR; the protein is encoded by the coding sequence GTGACGGCGGCCCGACCGGTGCGGGTGGTCGCCTTCGGCGGGGGGCACGGGCTGGCGGCGTCGCTGCGGGCGCTGCGCCGGTGCCCTCCCGACCTGGACCTGGAGATCACCGCCGTGGTGACGGTCGGTGACGACGGCGGCTCCAGTGGGCGGCTGCGCGCCGACCGGGGCGCGCTGCCCCCGGGCGACCTGCGCCAGGCGTTGGCGGCGCTGGCCGGCGACGAGCCGGTTGCGCGCCGCAGCGCCGACCTCTTCCAGTACCGGTTCGCCGCGGGCGGCCCGGTGCCGGATCCGTTGGTCGGGCACGCCGTCGGCAACCTGGTGCTCTGTGGCCTGATGGAGCTGCTCGGCGACCCGGTGGCGGCGCTGGAGCACGCCGGCGGGATGGTCGGCGCGGTGGGTCGGGTGCTGCCGATGTCGCGGCAGCCGGTCGGCATCGAGGCGCGGGTGCGCGGGGTGCGCGCGGACCGGCCGGACGAGGTGGTCACCGTTCGCGGGCAGCACGCGGTGGCGGTCACGCCGGGCCGGGTCGAGCTGGTCAGGTTGACCCCGCCGGGGCCGCCCGCCTGCGCGGAGGCGGTCGCCGCGGTCCGGGCCGCGGACTGGCTGATCTTCGGGCCGGGGAGCTGGTACACCAGCGTGATCCCGCACCTGCTGGTGCCCGAACTCGCCGGCGCGATCGTCGCCAGTCCGGCCCGGCGGCTGGTGACCCTCAACCTGGCCGCGGAGAAGGAGACCCTGGGGCTCTCCGTCGCCGATCATCTGGCGGCGCTGGCATGGTACCTGCCGGAGCTGAAAGTTGACGCGGTTCTGGCCGACGAGAAAGCGGTAGGAGACCCCGAACCGGTCCGACGTGCGGCAGAATCGCTGGGTGCGCGGCTCGTGCTGGCCCCGGTGGCGGTACTCGACGGCTCGCCGCGGCATGATCCCGCGGCGCTCGGCGCCGCACTGGTGCCTGTCCTGGGTGCCGATCGTTAA
- the rapZ gene encoding RNase adapter RapZ, producing the protein MRPVGAELAPPAERADTVLVVVTGVSGGGRSTVARALENVGFYVVDNLPQALMLDMAELAFQAGGATRQTAMVLDVRSRAFSTDLAGAIRALKDRGYGPRVVFVDADDEVLIRRFESVRRSHPLQGEGRLADGIAVERGLLAEAREQADVIIDTSHLNVNQLRRRVEELFGDEDARRLRVTVLSFGFKYGLPPDADFVLDARFLPNPYWVPELRESTGRDEPVSRYVFDQDGAVSFVAEYARLIGATVPGFEREGKRYLTVAVGCTGGKHRSVAIGEELANQLRQAGLVANAQHRDLGRE; encoded by the coding sequence GTGCGCCCGGTGGGGGCCGAGCTGGCACCGCCGGCGGAGCGTGCGGACACCGTGCTGGTGGTGGTGACGGGGGTCTCCGGCGGCGGCCGCAGCACGGTCGCGCGGGCGCTGGAGAACGTCGGCTTCTACGTGGTCGACAACCTGCCCCAGGCGCTCATGCTGGACATGGCCGAGCTGGCCTTCCAGGCCGGCGGCGCGACCCGGCAGACCGCCATGGTGCTGGACGTGCGCAGCCGGGCCTTCTCCACCGACCTGGCCGGCGCCATCCGGGCCCTCAAGGACCGCGGCTACGGTCCCCGGGTGGTCTTCGTCGACGCCGACGACGAGGTGCTGATCAGGCGGTTCGAGAGCGTCCGGCGGTCGCACCCGCTGCAGGGGGAGGGGCGGCTCGCCGACGGCATCGCCGTCGAGCGCGGCCTGCTCGCGGAGGCCCGCGAACAGGCCGATGTGATCATCGACACCTCGCACCTGAACGTGAACCAGCTTCGGCGCCGGGTCGAGGAGCTCTTCGGCGACGAGGACGCCCGCCGGCTGCGGGTCACCGTGCTCTCCTTCGGCTTCAAGTACGGGTTGCCGCCCGACGCCGACTTCGTGCTGGACGCGCGCTTCCTGCCCAACCCGTACTGGGTTCCGGAGCTGCGCGAGAGCACCGGGCGGGACGAGCCGGTGAGCAGGTACGTGTTCGACCAGGACGGCGCGGTCAGCTTCGTGGCGGAGTACGCGCGCCTGATCGGCGCGACGGTGCCCGGCTTCGAGCGGGAGGGCAAGCGCTACCTGACGGTGGCGGTCGGCTGCACCGGCGGCAAGCACCGCAGCGTGGCCATCGGCGAGGAGCTGGCCAACCAGCTCCGGCAGGCCGGATTGGTGGCGAACGCGCAGCACCGCGACCTGGGGCGCGAGTGA
- a CDS encoding alpha/beta fold hydrolase: MSRLIAPVAVATLLSAAALVSPAAPAPPADRWVTVASGRQPTLALPAPTGRHPVGLDTVHLRDPERADPWVTSQRRELMVSVWYPATGAGATPAQYVSPAESALILAQIGAPSLPPEILSATRVHAGVDARPAGRRLPLVVLSPGFSFPRSSLTALAEELASHGYVVAGVDHTFEAAAITFPDGRITDCLACRSNPDPVHATAGRARDISFVIDRLTARRPAWRGGHRIDPRRIAVLGHSLGGAAAAEAMLVDRRIRAGGNFDGTFRPGPLTAFDRPFLLVGAEATGPGDDLSWDRTWSNLTGWRRWLTVDGTTHSSFTDYGILGDQVGLPGQPLAGDRCGELTRTYALAFADRHLRGRPAPLLSGPSDRYPEVRFWQP, encoded by the coding sequence ATGTCCCGCCTTATCGCACCGGTCGCGGTGGCCACCCTGCTCAGCGCGGCCGCGCTGGTCAGCCCGGCCGCGCCGGCCCCGCCGGCTGACCGGTGGGTGACCGTCGCCAGTGGACGGCAGCCGACGCTGGCGCTGCCCGCGCCGACCGGCCGGCACCCGGTCGGGCTCGACACCGTGCACCTGCGCGACCCCGAACGCGCCGACCCCTGGGTCACCTCACAACGTCGCGAGCTGATGGTCTCGGTCTGGTACCCGGCGACCGGGGCCGGCGCCACCCCGGCCCAGTACGTGAGCCCCGCCGAGTCGGCACTGATCCTGGCCCAGATCGGGGCACCCAGCCTGCCCCCGGAGATCCTCAGCGCCACCCGCGTCCACGCGGGCGTCGACGCACGGCCGGCGGGCCGGCGGTTGCCCCTCGTGGTGCTCTCCCCCGGGTTCAGCTTCCCCCGCTCGTCGCTGACCGCCCTGGCCGAGGAGTTGGCCAGCCACGGCTACGTGGTGGCCGGAGTGGACCACACCTTCGAGGCGGCGGCGATCACCTTCCCCGACGGCCGGATCACCGACTGCCTCGCCTGCCGGTCGAACCCGGACCCGGTCCACGCCACCGCCGGCCGGGCCCGGGACATCTCCTTCGTCATCGACCGGCTGACCGCCCGGCGGCCGGCGTGGCGCGGCGGCCATCGGATCGACCCCCGCCGGATCGCCGTCCTGGGCCACTCGTTGGGTGGCGCCGCGGCGGCCGAGGCGATGCTCGTCGACCGCCGGATCCGGGCCGGCGGCAACTTCGACGGCACCTTCCGGCCGGGACCGCTGACCGCCTTCGACCGACCGTTCCTGCTGGTCGGTGCCGAGGCGACCGGTCCGGGGGACGACCTGAGCTGGGACCGGACCTGGTCGAACCTGACCGGCTGGCGGCGCTGGCTGACCGTGGACGGCACCACCCACAGCTCGTTCACCGACTACGGGATCCTCGGCGACCAGGTCGGCCTGCCCGGGCAGCCGTTGGCCGGCGACCGGTGCGGGGAGCTCACCCGGACGTACGCGTTGGCGTTCGCGGACCGGCACCTGCGCGGCCGCCCCGCGCCGCTGCTGAGCGGCCCGTCCGACCGCTACCCCGAGGTGCGGTTCTGGCAGCCGTGA
- the uvrC gene encoding excinuclease ABC subunit UvrC, with protein MADPSTYRPAPGTIPDAPGVYRFRDPTGRVIYVGKAKSLRSRLNSYFADPWTLHQRTQQMVTSAASVDWTTVGTEVEALQQEYTEIKQYDPRFNVRYRDDKSYPYLAVTLNEEFPRLQVMRGAKRKGVRYFGPYSHAWAIRETLDLLLRVFPARTCSSGVFKRAGQIGRPCLLGYIGKCSAPCVGTVSAEQHRDIVEDFCDFMAGRTDSMVRKLEREMAQASEALEFERAARLRDDVAALRRAMEKQTVVLGDGTDADVVAFAEDPLEAAVQVFHVRDGRVRGQRGWVVEKVEELTTGDLVHHFCTQVYGGEEGERDVPRELLVPALPPDADALTEWLSQHRGARVSLRVPQRGDKKALLETVGRNAAEALNRHKLRRAGDLTTRSQAIDEIAEALGMRTAPLRIECYDVSQIQGTDVVASMVVFEDGLARKTEYRRFAVRGATDDLSAISEVLRRRFSRYLAARSETGELGEETAADPDRPGIDPTTGRPRRFAYPPQLVVVDGGQPQVAAAAAVLAELGIDDVALCGLAKRLEEVWLPDDEFPVILPRTSEALYLLQRIRDEAHRFAITFHRQRRSKRMTSSGLDDVPGLGEVRRKALLRHFGSVKRLATASVDEITAVPGVGQRTAEAILAALRQQEPARPEPEA; from the coding sequence GTGGCTGACCCCTCGACCTATCGTCCGGCGCCGGGCACGATTCCCGACGCCCCCGGGGTCTACCGGTTCCGCGACCCGACCGGCCGGGTGATCTACGTCGGCAAGGCGAAGAGCCTGCGCAGCCGGCTCAACTCCTACTTCGCCGACCCATGGACCCTGCACCAGCGCACCCAGCAGATGGTGACCAGCGCCGCCTCCGTCGACTGGACCACGGTCGGCACCGAGGTGGAGGCGCTGCAGCAGGAATACACCGAGATCAAGCAGTACGACCCCCGGTTCAACGTCCGCTACCGCGACGACAAGTCCTATCCCTACCTCGCGGTGACCCTCAACGAGGAGTTCCCCCGGCTGCAGGTGATGCGCGGCGCCAAGCGCAAGGGGGTGCGCTACTTCGGGCCGTACTCGCATGCCTGGGCGATCCGCGAGACGCTGGACCTGCTGCTGCGGGTCTTCCCGGCGCGGACCTGCTCGTCCGGGGTGTTCAAGCGGGCCGGGCAGATCGGCCGGCCGTGCCTGCTGGGCTACATCGGCAAGTGCTCGGCGCCGTGTGTCGGCACCGTCAGCGCCGAGCAGCACCGCGACATCGTCGAGGACTTCTGCGACTTCATGGCCGGCCGCACCGACTCGATGGTCCGCAAGCTCGAACGCGAGATGGCGCAGGCCAGCGAGGCGCTGGAGTTCGAGCGGGCGGCCCGGCTGCGCGACGACGTCGCCGCGCTGCGCCGGGCGATGGAGAAGCAGACGGTGGTGCTCGGCGACGGCACCGACGCCGACGTGGTCGCCTTCGCCGAGGACCCGCTGGAGGCCGCCGTCCAGGTCTTCCACGTCCGCGACGGGCGGGTCCGGGGGCAGCGCGGCTGGGTGGTGGAGAAGGTCGAGGAGCTGACCACCGGCGACCTGGTGCACCACTTCTGCACCCAGGTCTACGGCGGCGAGGAGGGTGAGCGGGACGTCCCCCGCGAGCTGCTGGTGCCGGCGCTGCCGCCGGACGCCGACGCGCTCACCGAGTGGCTCTCCCAGCACCGGGGCGCCCGGGTGTCGCTGCGGGTGCCGCAGCGCGGCGACAAGAAGGCGCTGCTGGAGACCGTCGGACGCAACGCCGCCGAGGCGCTCAACCGGCACAAGCTGCGCCGGGCCGGTGACCTGACCACCCGCAGCCAGGCCATCGACGAGATCGCCGAGGCACTCGGCATGCGGACCGCGCCGCTGCGGATCGAGTGCTACGACGTCTCCCAGATCCAGGGCACCGACGTGGTGGCCAGCATGGTGGTCTTCGAGGACGGGCTGGCCCGCAAGACCGAGTACCGCCGGTTCGCGGTGCGCGGCGCCACCGACGACCTCTCCGCGATCTCCGAGGTGCTGCGGCGCCGGTTCAGCCGCTACCTGGCCGCCCGCAGTGAGACCGGCGAGCTGGGCGAGGAGACCGCCGCCGACCCGGACCGGCCGGGCATCGACCCGACCACCGGCCGGCCGCGCCGGTTCGCGTACCCGCCGCAGTTGGTCGTGGTCGACGGCGGCCAGCCCCAGGTCGCGGCGGCCGCCGCGGTCCTGGCCGAGCTCGGCATCGACGACGTGGCGCTCTGCGGGCTGGCCAAGCGGCTGGAGGAGGTCTGGCTGCCCGACGACGAGTTCCCGGTCATCCTGCCGCGCACCTCCGAGGCGCTCTACCTGCTGCAACGCATCCGCGACGAGGCGCACCGGTTCGCCATCACCTTTCACCGCCAGCGCCGCTCGAAGCGGATGACCAGCTCCGGCCTGGACGACGTGCCGGGCCTGGGCGAGGTACGCCGCAAGGCGCTGCTGCGACACTTCGGCTCGGTCAAGCGGCTGGCCACCGCCTCCGTCGACGAGATCACCGCCGTTCCCGGCGTCGGGCAGCGCACCGCCGAGGCGATCCTGGCCGCGCTGCGCCAGCAGGAGCCCGCCCGACCGGAACCGGAAGCGTGA
- a CDS encoding Rieske (2Fe-2S) protein, with protein sequence MSDEQTVTGVGPRSRRALLAGAGAVGASVVLAACGTDTTPDASGSTTAPPAGGATGGAAPGGGAALAATSDVPEGGGLIVQGQNVVLTQPAAGQYKCFDAICTHQGCPVSNVDGGTINCTCHGSKFSIEDGSVTTGPARTPLAEKQITVEGDSISLA encoded by the coding sequence ATGAGTGACGAGCAGACGGTGACCGGGGTGGGTCCGCGGAGCCGCCGGGCGCTACTGGCGGGGGCGGGCGCCGTCGGCGCTTCTGTCGTGCTGGCCGCGTGCGGCACCGACACCACCCCGGACGCGTCGGGCAGCACCACCGCACCCCCGGCCGGCGGGGCGACCGGCGGCGCAGCCCCGGGCGGCGGCGCGGCGCTGGCCGCCACGAGCGATGTCCCCGAGGGCGGCGGACTGATCGTCCAGGGCCAGAACGTGGTCCTGACCCAGCCGGCAGCCGGCCAGTACAAGTGCTTCGACGCCATCTGCACCCACCAGGGCTGCCCGGTCTCCAACGTCGACGGCGGCACCATCAACTGCACCTGCCACGGCAGCAAGTTCTCGATCGAGGACGGCTCGGTGACCACCGGCCCGGCCCGGACGCCGTTGGCCGAGAAGCAGATCACGGTCGAGGGGGACAGCATCAGCCTGGCCTGA